One Alkalicoccus halolimnae DNA segment encodes these proteins:
- the uvrC gene encoding excinuclease ABC subunit UvrC: MDALKEKLQLIPDQPGCYLMKNKQDTIIYVGKAKVLRNRVRSYFTGSHDTKTQRLVSEIRDFEYIVTSSDLEALVLEQNLIKKYEPRYNILLKDDKTYPFLKITKEEHPRLLTTRKVKKDGAKYFGPYPNAQAANETKKLLDRLYPLRKCRTMPDRVCLYYHIGQCLAPCEFTVTKEKNQQMIKEISEFLNGGHKEIKNNITKRMYEASEAMDFERAKELRDQVKHIEAVMEKQKMTMTEQTNRDVFGYQVDRGWMCVQVFFVRQGKLIERDASMFPVYQDPVDDFYTFLGQFYLETQHKKPKEIFVPSETDADIISEFLDVKTVQPKRGQKKELVDLAIKNAGMALAEKFQLIERDEKRTVKAVERLGEAMNIETPYRIEAFDNSNIQGVDPVSAMVSFIDGRPDKKNYRKYKVRTVEGPDDYESMREVVRRRYTRLLKEQLPLPDLIVIDGGSGQISSAQEVIEHELGLTIPVCGLAKDDRHKTSQLMMGDPPRPVNLKKTSEEFYLLQRVQDEVHRFAISFHRNVRKQTMFTSVLDEVEGIGEKRKRMLLKEFGSLKRLKEASAEEIERVGIPQPVARALVSAIQQDNDK; the protein is encoded by the coding sequence CTTATTCCGGATCAGCCGGGATGCTATCTTATGAAAAATAAGCAGGACACGATCATCTACGTAGGAAAAGCAAAGGTACTCCGCAACCGGGTACGTTCCTACTTTACCGGCTCCCACGATACAAAAACCCAGCGGCTCGTCAGTGAAATCCGCGATTTTGAATATATAGTGACTTCTTCAGATCTCGAAGCACTCGTCCTTGAACAGAATTTGATCAAAAAATATGAGCCACGCTACAATATTCTTTTGAAGGATGATAAAACGTATCCTTTTTTAAAAATTACAAAAGAAGAGCACCCCCGGCTTCTGACAACGAGAAAAGTGAAAAAGGACGGGGCAAAATATTTCGGTCCCTATCCGAATGCCCAGGCGGCCAACGAAACAAAGAAGCTTCTCGACCGGCTTTATCCACTCCGCAAATGCCGGACGATGCCGGATCGGGTCTGCCTTTATTATCATATCGGCCAGTGTCTGGCACCGTGTGAATTTACGGTCACGAAGGAAAAAAATCAGCAGATGATTAAAGAAATCTCCGAGTTTTTAAACGGAGGCCATAAAGAAATTAAAAATAACATTACAAAAAGGATGTACGAAGCATCAGAGGCGATGGATTTTGAGCGTGCGAAAGAACTCCGGGATCAGGTGAAACATATTGAAGCTGTCATGGAAAAACAGAAAATGACGATGACAGAACAGACGAACCGTGACGTTTTCGGCTATCAGGTCGACCGGGGCTGGATGTGTGTTCAGGTTTTCTTCGTGCGGCAGGGGAAGCTCATTGAGCGAGATGCCTCTATGTTTCCTGTTTATCAGGATCCGGTGGACGATTTTTATACGTTTCTTGGACAGTTTTACCTGGAAACGCAGCATAAAAAGCCGAAAGAGATTTTCGTTCCTTCCGAGACCGATGCCGATATAATCAGCGAATTTCTTGATGTGAAAACCGTGCAGCCGAAGCGGGGTCAGAAAAAAGAGCTGGTGGACCTGGCCATAAAGAATGCGGGGATGGCGCTTGCTGAAAAATTCCAGTTGATCGAAAGAGATGAGAAGCGGACGGTTAAAGCAGTGGAACGTCTTGGAGAGGCAATGAATATTGAAACTCCCTATAGAATTGAAGCGTTTGATAACTCCAATATTCAGGGAGTTGACCCTGTGTCGGCGATGGTATCCTTTATAGATGGAAGACCCGACAAAAAAAATTACCGGAAATATAAAGTAAGAACCGTAGAAGGTCCGGATGATTACGAATCGATGCGGGAAGTCGTGCGCCGGCGTTATACACGTCTATTAAAGGAACAGCTTCCGCTTCCGGATCTGATCGTCATTGATGGGGGAAGCGGACAGATCTCCTCTGCCCAGGAAGTGATTGAACACGAACTGGGACTGACTATTCCAGTGTGCGGACTGGCAAAAGACGACCGCCACAAAACATCCCAGCTGATGATGGGGGATCCTCCCCGGCCCGTGAATTTAAAAAAGACGAGTGAAGAATTTTATCTTCTGCAGCGCGTTCAGGATGAAGTGCACCGGTTTGCTATCAGTTTTCACCGGAATGTCCGTAAGCAGACGATGTTTACCTCCGTCCTTGATGAAGTGGAAGGTATTGGCGAAAAAAGAAAAAGAATGCTTTTAAAAGAGTTCGGCTCGTTAAAGCGTCTTAAA